A window of Tautonia plasticadhaerens contains these coding sequences:
- the cls gene encoding cardiolipin synthase: MPAFPISFQWEHVLLWLLSLAVSVSATLHVLLHKKDTRAAIGWIGLIWLSPFVGTVVYVLLGINRIERKARALRRDRPPVNKLDPDEEGSERLLRTLGPERAYLATLGRLGGEETGRRLLGGNRVEPLDGGDEAYPKMVEAIDAARRSVTMLTYIFRHDQAGTPVADALTRARERGVEIRVLVDALGSVHEGAPIIEHLRQLKLAVELFIPTTRPGWMRYANLRNHRKVMVVDGLVGFTGGMNVLDDFLGPGRDGEAGGKGCRDLHFRVEGPLVTTLQQAFADDWAFTTGEVLDGDPWFVPDPQPRAGETIGRIVVDGPDIDSDPLAAVFFGALAVARESATIITPYFIPDSPLSAALASAARRGVRVDIILPRENNHRFVKWAGIPLLEPLLEAGCRVWLTEPPFDHTKLMVVDDAWAFFGSANWDPRSLVLNFELNVECYDPGLASRLSELAGCRMRGALRLTLDEVRDRPLALKLRDSLARLFSPYL, translated from the coding sequence ATGCCAGCGTTCCCGATCTCGTTCCAGTGGGAACACGTCCTGCTGTGGCTCCTGAGCCTCGCCGTGAGCGTCTCGGCCACCTTGCACGTCCTGCTCCACAAGAAGGACACCCGGGCGGCGATCGGCTGGATCGGGCTGATCTGGCTGTCCCCGTTCGTGGGGACGGTGGTCTACGTGCTGCTCGGGATCAACCGGATCGAGCGGAAGGCCCGGGCCCTGAGGCGCGACCGGCCCCCGGTGAACAAGCTCGACCCGGACGAGGAGGGCTCCGAGCGCCTGCTCCGGACCCTCGGGCCGGAGCGGGCCTACCTGGCCACCCTGGGGCGGCTCGGCGGCGAGGAGACGGGGCGCCGCCTGCTGGGGGGGAACCGGGTCGAGCCGCTCGACGGCGGCGACGAGGCCTACCCGAAGATGGTCGAGGCGATCGACGCGGCCCGGCGGTCGGTCACCATGCTCACCTACATCTTCCGGCACGACCAGGCCGGCACCCCCGTGGCCGACGCCCTGACCCGGGCCCGGGAGCGGGGGGTGGAGATCCGGGTGCTGGTCGACGCCCTCGGCTCGGTCCACGAGGGGGCCCCGATCATCGAGCACCTCCGGCAGCTCAAGCTGGCCGTCGAGCTGTTCATCCCCACCACCCGGCCCGGCTGGATGCGATACGCCAACCTCCGCAACCACCGCAAGGTCATGGTCGTCGACGGCCTGGTCGGCTTCACCGGCGGGATGAACGTCCTGGACGACTTCCTCGGGCCGGGCCGGGACGGCGAGGCCGGGGGGAAGGGGTGCCGCGACCTGCACTTCCGGGTCGAGGGGCCGCTCGTCACCACGCTCCAGCAGGCCTTCGCCGACGACTGGGCGTTCACCACCGGGGAGGTCCTCGACGGCGACCCCTGGTTCGTCCCCGACCCCCAGCCCCGGGCCGGGGAGACCATCGGCCGGATCGTCGTCGACGGCCCGGACATCGACTCCGACCCGCTGGCCGCCGTCTTCTTCGGGGCGCTCGCGGTCGCCCGGGAGTCGGCCACGATCATCACCCCCTACTTCATCCCCGACTCCCCGCTCTCCGCCGCCCTGGCCTCCGCGGCCCGGCGCGGGGTGCGGGTGGACATCATCCTGCCCCGGGAGAACAACCACCGGTTCGTGAAGTGGGCCGGCATCCCGTTGCTGGAGCCGCTGCTGGAGGCCGGCTGCCGGGTCTGGCTGACCGAGCCCCCCTTCGATCACACCAAGCTGATGGTCGTCGACGACGCCTGGGCCTTCTTCGGCTCGGCCAACTGGGACCCCCGCAGCCTCGTCCTGAACTTCGAGCTGAACGTCGAGTGCTACGACCCCGGCCTCGCCTCCCGGCTCTCCGAGCTGGCCGGGTGCCGGATGCGGGGCGCCCTGCGACTGACGCTCGACGAGGTCCGCGACCGGCCGCTCGCCCTCAAGCTGCGGGACAGCCTCGCCCGCCTCTTCTCGCCCTACCTCTGA
- a CDS encoding MFS transporter — MAIRATMGGGVVFLAALTMAHLVVDAFAASVHPLWPDLQDRLGGGPGMIQAAFLLWSLTTSASQLVFGYLGDRHRGEWMLWAGPMVGIACMGAVGLAGSLPALGGLLVLGGLGVAAFHPEAAAAAGQAMPDSRSRAMSLFATGGFLGQSLGPLGSGWLSEHRGLPSLAWNILWGIALVAMLLPWLRPASGASGGVRPSRGAALPELLRASGGRLGTLMGVGILRTLPAAGAPIALAFLLEARGVGNSRIGLVQSAFFGGIGLGGLACAALVSTRRERRVLWLLPMLAAPLLAACPVVVGAGMVAVSGALGLVVGLGLPVYISYGQQLVPEGPRVASSITMGVTWGLGGVLVAAIMAASDRLGQPDLAFGAFALASLLAGVACLRLPEPGRRPAPGTDPGPGPSPKPVPVGEAATRPPIPSPPALP, encoded by the coding sequence TTGGCAATCCGGGCGACGATGGGAGGCGGGGTGGTGTTCCTGGCGGCGTTGACGATGGCACACCTGGTGGTGGATGCCTTCGCCGCCTCGGTCCACCCGCTCTGGCCCGACCTGCAGGATCGGCTCGGCGGCGGCCCGGGGATGATCCAGGCGGCGTTCCTGCTCTGGAGCCTGACGACCTCGGCCAGCCAGCTCGTCTTCGGCTACCTGGGGGACCGGCATCGGGGGGAGTGGATGCTCTGGGCCGGGCCGATGGTGGGGATCGCCTGCATGGGGGCCGTGGGCCTGGCCGGGTCGCTGCCCGCCCTGGGGGGCCTGCTGGTGCTCGGGGGGCTCGGGGTGGCCGCGTTCCACCCCGAGGCGGCGGCCGCCGCCGGCCAGGCGATGCCCGATTCCCGGAGCCGGGCCATGTCCCTCTTCGCCACCGGGGGTTTCCTCGGCCAGTCGCTCGGCCCGCTCGGCAGCGGCTGGCTCTCGGAGCACCGCGGCCTGCCGTCCCTGGCCTGGAATATCCTCTGGGGGATCGCCCTGGTGGCGATGCTCCTGCCCTGGCTGCGCCCGGCCTCGGGGGCCTCGGGGGGCGTCCGGCCCTCCCGGGGGGCGGCGCTGCCGGAATTGCTCCGGGCCAGCGGGGGGAGGCTCGGCACGCTGATGGGGGTCGGCATCCTGCGGACCCTGCCCGCGGCGGGGGCGCCGATCGCCCTGGCCTTCCTGCTGGAGGCCCGGGGGGTCGGCAACTCCCGGATCGGCCTGGTCCAGTCCGCCTTCTTCGGCGGGATCGGCCTCGGCGGGCTCGCCTGCGCCGCCCTGGTGAGTACGAGGCGGGAACGCCGGGTGCTCTGGCTCCTGCCAATGCTGGCCGCCCCGCTGCTGGCCGCCTGCCCGGTCGTGGTCGGGGCCGGGATGGTGGCGGTGTCGGGGGCCCTGGGGCTGGTCGTCGGGCTCGGGCTGCCCGTGTATATCAGCTACGGCCAGCAGCTCGTGCCCGAGGGGCCGAGGGTGGCCAGCTCGATCACGATGGGGGTGACCTGGGGCCTGGGGGGTGTCCTGGTCGCCGCGATCATGGCCGCCTCGGATCGCCTCGGGCAGCCGGACCTCGCCTTCGGCGCCTTCGCCCTCGCCTCCCTGCTCGCGGGGGTCGCCTGCCTCCGCCTCCCCGAGCCCGGCCGACGGCCGGCCCCCGGGACCGACCCCGGGCCGGGCCCCTCCCCGAAGCCGGTCCCCGTCGGAGAGGCCGCGACCCGACCCCCGATCCCCTCGCCCCCCGCCCTCCCATGA
- a CDS encoding sulfite oxidase, with protein MMNDSRGDAPETTRREALRRAIVGGAAAGFGVWAGPRFDRVARGDEPAVDDRALIIRNLVPLDAETPPTSLGGWITPNDLFFVRSHFGAPAAVSDRWTVSIGGLVDRPIALSLADLDAMEQVTLPAVLQCAGNGRGLFRPNIPGIGWARGAVGNAEWGGVRLVDVLEEAGLQEGVRHLHLLGADLPPHPKTPAFLRSLPREKAIDPTTLLATRMNGEPLPGLHGGPIRLVVPCWTANHSVKWLREITASEEEAPGFYQQTGYRIPREQAPPGSLIEDQDAELIPVTAMNVKSLITAPGDGLRLGAGPVEVSGVAWTGPGRVESVEVSIDGGPWRPAALGGPDVEGSWRTWSMSWDAPAGSHTIRSRATDSQGQTQPDQSPWNKSGYLWNAIEQVDVEVS; from the coding sequence ATGATGAACGATTCCAGGGGGGACGCCCCGGAGACCACGAGACGGGAAGCGCTCCGACGGGCCATCGTCGGCGGGGCGGCGGCCGGGTTCGGCGTCTGGGCCGGCCCCCGATTCGACCGGGTCGCCCGGGGGGACGAGCCGGCCGTCGACGATCGGGCCCTGATCATCCGGAACCTCGTCCCGCTCGACGCCGAGACCCCGCCGACGAGCCTGGGGGGCTGGATCACCCCGAATGACTTGTTCTTCGTCCGCAGCCATTTCGGGGCGCCGGCGGCCGTCTCGGATCGGTGGACGGTGTCGATCGGGGGGCTGGTCGACCGGCCGATCGCGCTGTCACTGGCCGACCTCGACGCCATGGAACAGGTCACCCTGCCGGCGGTCCTCCAGTGCGCGGGCAACGGCCGGGGCCTCTTCCGGCCGAACATCCCGGGGATCGGCTGGGCCAGGGGTGCGGTCGGCAACGCGGAGTGGGGCGGGGTCCGGCTGGTCGACGTGCTGGAGGAGGCCGGCTTGCAGGAGGGCGTGCGGCATCTCCACCTCCTCGGGGCCGACCTGCCGCCGCACCCGAAGACGCCCGCGTTCCTGAGGAGCCTGCCCAGGGAGAAGGCGATCGACCCGACCACCCTGCTCGCCACCCGGATGAACGGAGAGCCCCTGCCCGGCCTGCACGGGGGGCCGATCCGGCTGGTCGTCCCCTGCTGGACGGCGAATCACTCGGTGAAGTGGCTCCGGGAGATCACCGCGAGCGAGGAGGAGGCGCCCGGCTTCTACCAGCAGACCGGCTACCGGATCCCCCGGGAGCAGGCGCCCCCGGGCTCCCTGATCGAGGATCAGGACGCCGAGCTCATCCCGGTGACGGCGATGAACGTGAAGTCACTCATCACCGCCCCGGGAGACGGCCTCCGGCTGGGAGCCGGTCCCGTCGAGGTCTCCGGAGTGGCCTGGACCGGGCCGGGGCGGGTGGAGTCGGTGGAGGTGTCGATCGACGGCGGCCCCTGGCGGCCCGCCGCGCTCGGGGGGCCGGACGTCGAGGGCTCGTGGCGGACCTGGTCGATGTCCTGGGACGCCCCCGCCGGCTCGCACACCATCCGATCCCGGGCTACCGACTCCCAGGGCCAGACGCAGCCCGATCAGAGCCCCTGGAACAAGAGCGGCTACCTCTGGAACGCGATCGAGCAGGTCGACGTCGAGGTCTCCTGA
- the cobA gene encoding uroporphyrinogen-III C-methyltransferase, which produces MSLEEARRRSAEGPPVGLVTLVGAGPGDPGLLTRAGAEALGRADAVVYDQLVQSRLLDLARPGADRIFAGKSRGKCPVPQGEINALLVRLAREGKAVVRLKGGDPYVFGRGAEEAEYLHDAGVPFRIVPGVTAGVGATSYAGIPVTHREATSAVAFVTGHNEPGDPADRLDWPALARFPGTLVFYMGFRHLGSICSTLVGLGKPPGTPAALVCSGSTASQRTVSGRLADLPDRVENEGDRLGAPALLVVGDVVARRDRLRWFERLPLFGRVVLLIRPIGESDRSAADLERLGAEVLVAPTVQILPVGDAGPMDSAIARLDSFDWLVFTSGNGVSAFLDRIEALGRDLRALGHLKLAAIGPGTAEVLGRSRLRADLIPASFRSEGLAEALRPLVAGRRVLLARADRGRDLLREELGEVAEVEQVAAYRNADAEALPKTVVDRLERGEVDWITLTSSAIASRLHGLLPDRARQLVSSGSIRLASISPVTSEAARSLGWPVAAEASEHTWPGLVRALLDEASATKDAEGS; this is translated from the coding sequence ATGAGCCTCGAAGAAGCCCGTCGCCGATCCGCCGAAGGCCCGCCCGTCGGGCTCGTCACCCTGGTCGGCGCCGGGCCCGGCGACCCCGGCCTGCTGACCCGGGCCGGGGCCGAGGCGCTCGGCCGGGCCGACGCGGTCGTCTACGACCAGCTCGTCCAGTCCCGGCTGCTGGACCTCGCCCGGCCCGGGGCCGATCGCATCTTCGCCGGCAAGAGCCGGGGCAAGTGCCCGGTCCCCCAGGGCGAGATCAACGCCCTGCTGGTCCGCCTCGCGAGGGAGGGGAAGGCGGTGGTCCGGCTCAAGGGGGGGGACCCCTACGTCTTCGGCCGGGGGGCGGAGGAGGCCGAGTACCTGCACGACGCCGGCGTGCCGTTCCGGATCGTTCCGGGGGTGACGGCCGGGGTCGGCGCCACCTCGTATGCCGGGATCCCCGTCACCCACCGGGAGGCCACCTCGGCCGTCGCCTTCGTCACCGGCCACAACGAGCCGGGCGACCCGGCCGACCGCCTCGACTGGCCCGCCCTCGCCCGGTTCCCCGGCACGCTGGTCTTCTACATGGGCTTCCGGCACCTGGGGTCGATCTGCTCGACCCTGGTCGGGCTGGGCAAGCCCCCGGGGACGCCCGCCGCGCTCGTCTGCTCCGGGTCGACCGCCTCCCAGCGGACGGTCTCCGGTCGCCTCGCCGACCTGCCCGACCGGGTGGAGAACGAGGGGGACCGCCTCGGGGCCCCGGCGCTGCTCGTGGTCGGGGACGTGGTGGCCCGTCGCGACCGACTCCGCTGGTTCGAGCGGCTCCCCCTGTTCGGCCGGGTCGTCCTGCTCATCCGGCCGATCGGCGAGTCGGACCGGTCGGCCGCCGACCTGGAGCGACTCGGGGCCGAGGTGCTGGTGGCCCCCACCGTCCAAATCCTCCCGGTCGGGGACGCCGGGCCGATGGACTCGGCCATCGCCCGGCTCGACTCCTTCGACTGGCTGGTCTTCACCTCGGGCAACGGCGTCTCCGCCTTCCTCGACCGGATCGAGGCGCTGGGCCGGGACCTCCGGGCGCTGGGCCACCTGAAGCTCGCCGCGATCGGGCCCGGGACCGCCGAGGTCCTGGGCCGATCCCGGCTGAGGGCCGACCTCATCCCGGCATCCTTCCGGTCAGAAGGGCTGGCCGAGGCGCTCCGGCCCCTCGTCGCCGGCCGTCGGGTCCTGCTGGCCAGGGCCGACCGGGGCCGGGACCTCCTGAGGGAGGAACTGGGGGAGGTCGCCGAGGTCGAGCAGGTCGCGGCCTACCGCAACGCCGACGCCGAGGCCCTGCCGAAGACAGTCGTCGACCGGCTGGAGCGCGGGGAGGTCGACTGGATCACGCTGACCAGCTCGGCCATCGCCTCGAGGCTCCACGGCCTGCTCCCGGATCGTGCCCGGCAGCTCGTCTCATCGGGTTCGATCCGGCTGGCGAGCATCAGCCCCGTGACGAGCGAGGCCGCCCGGAGCCTGGGCTGGCCGGTGGCCGCCGAGGCGAGCGAGCATACCTGGCCCGGTCTGGTCCGGGCCCTGCTCGACGAGGCGTCGGCGACCAAGGACGCCGAAGGGTCCTGA
- a CDS encoding NAD-dependent epimerase/dehydratase family protein, producing MRVLMTGGYGCIGSWVATQLIEGEHEVSILDLKRDTHRLELLLGPDQIDRVRFIPGDVTDPGAVLRAAEEAGATHLLHLAALQVPLCRADPIKGAMVNVVGTLAAFEAARALKGQVDRVVLASSAAVHGPGEPGGEALGDEVRLAPMTHYGAFKVCNELNAQVYWLDHGVSSVSLRPWTVYGVGRDFGMTSEPTKAIKAVAAGRDYAISYGGLQDLQYVGDVAAAFVRALEAPFEGADAFNVRGDVVPIEAFVSAFEAVVPDAKGRVSHGSNQLPIAPSLDDSRLQARLGPLPRTTLEQGIGETYRRFASLREQGRLDLSDL from the coding sequence GTGCGCGTGCTGATGACGGGCGGTTACGGCTGCATCGGGTCCTGGGTGGCGACGCAGCTGATCGAGGGCGAGCACGAGGTGTCGATCCTCGACCTGAAGCGGGACACCCACCGGCTGGAGCTGCTGCTCGGGCCCGATCAGATCGACCGGGTCCGGTTCATCCCGGGGGACGTGACCGACCCGGGCGCGGTACTCCGGGCCGCCGAGGAGGCCGGGGCGACCCACCTCCTGCACCTGGCGGCGCTGCAGGTCCCGCTCTGCCGGGCCGACCCGATCAAGGGGGCGATGGTCAACGTCGTCGGCACCCTCGCCGCCTTCGAGGCGGCCCGGGCGCTGAAGGGGCAGGTCGACCGCGTCGTGCTGGCCAGCTCCGCCGCGGTGCACGGCCCCGGGGAGCCGGGGGGCGAGGCGCTGGGGGACGAGGTCCGCCTGGCCCCGATGACCCATTATGGCGCCTTCAAGGTCTGCAACGAGCTGAACGCCCAGGTCTACTGGCTCGACCACGGGGTGAGCAGCGTCTCGCTCCGGCCCTGGACCGTCTACGGCGTCGGGCGGGACTTCGGCATGACGAGCGAGCCGACCAAGGCGATCAAGGCCGTCGCCGCCGGCCGGGACTACGCGATCAGCTACGGCGGCCTCCAGGACTTGCAGTACGTCGGCGACGTGGCCGCCGCCTTCGTCCGGGCCCTGGAGGCCCCCTTCGAGGGGGCCGACGCCTTCAACGTCCGGGGCGACGTGGTGCCGATCGAGGCGTTCGTCTCCGCCTTCGAGGCCGTCGTGCCCGATGCGAAGGGGCGCGTCTCCCACGGCTCGAACCAGCTCCCGATCGCCCCGAGCCTGGACGACTCCCGGCTCCAGGCCCGGCTCGGCCCCCTGCCCCGGACCACCCTGGAGCAGGGCATCGGCGAGACCTACCGGCGTTTCGCCTCGCTCCGGGAGCAGGGCAGGCTCGACCTGTCGGACCTCTGA
- a CDS encoding Hsp20/alpha crystallin family protein, translating into MGGLHWQGQWDPFREIRREVGRLLGNIETIGVRLPRPFPAINLYDAGDRFVLAAELPGVSVREIELSIAGETLTLRGERTRPEGVSEDRYRRQERAFGRWSRSITLPERVDGTGVVASFSLGILTVTLPKDAEARPRQIAVSTPS; encoded by the coding sequence ATGGGCGGTCTGCACTGGCAGGGGCAGTGGGATCCGTTCCGCGAGATCCGGCGGGAGGTGGGTCGGCTGCTGGGGAACATCGAGACGATCGGCGTGCGGCTGCCCCGGCCGTTCCCGGCGATCAACCTGTACGACGCGGGGGACCGTTTCGTCCTGGCCGCCGAGCTGCCGGGCGTCTCGGTCCGCGAGATCGAGCTGTCGATCGCCGGCGAGACGCTGACCCTCCGGGGGGAGCGGACGCGGCCGGAGGGCGTCTCGGAGGACCGCTACCGGAGGCAGGAGCGGGCATTCGGGCGCTGGTCGCGGTCGATCACGCTCCCGGAGCGGGTCGACGGCACCGGGGTCGTGGCCAGCTTCTCCCTCGGGATCCTGACCGTGACCCTGCCCAAGGACGCCGAGGCCCGCCCCCGGCAGATCGCCGTGTCCACGCCCTCCTGA
- a CDS encoding Hsp20/alpha crystallin family protein yields the protein MSSPNRAIPVSVGRADPDPAADGPAPPAGPGRPSPPAAPRTPPIDIFEEPDGLILLADLPGVAEDSVAIELEDNLLTLRARGSLPVPEGSEPMLEEFPPGAFQRTFILSDEVDRSRISAELKSGVLRLLMPKAERARPRRIEIRGLDGENPAP from the coding sequence ATGTCCTCCCCGAATCGAGCGATCCCGGTGTCCGTCGGCCGGGCCGACCCGGACCCCGCCGCCGACGGCCCCGCACCCCCGGCCGGTCCGGGGAGGCCGTCGCCCCCGGCGGCGCCCCGGACCCCGCCGATCGACATCTTCGAGGAGCCCGACGGCCTGATCCTGCTGGCCGACCTGCCCGGGGTGGCCGAGGACTCGGTCGCCATCGAGCTGGAGGACAACCTGCTGACCCTCCGGGCCCGGGGGTCCCTCCCGGTGCCCGAGGGGTCCGAGCCGATGCTGGAGGAGTTCCCCCCGGGTGCCTTCCAGCGCACCTTCATCCTCAGCGACGAGGTGGACCGGTCCCGGATCTCGGCCGAGCTGAAGTCGGGCGTGCTCCGGCTGCTGATGCCCAAGGCCGAGCGGGCCCGGCCTCGTCGGATCGAGATCCGGGGGCTCGACGGCGAGAATCCGGCCCCCTGA
- a CDS encoding aspartate-semialdehyde dehydrogenase, with protein sequence MKRVAVVGATGAVGERMVRLLEERAFPVGSIKFLASARGAGEDRVVRFRGEDVPVEPVSEEAFRGVEIVLSSTPASVSKQWSPVAAAAGAVVIDNSSAFRMDPEVPLVVPEVNAHDIPRHRGIIANPNCSTIQMVVALKPIHDAATIRRVIVSTYQSVSGAGQKGLVELEEQLEALVHRRDWPAPSKFSHPIAGNCLPQIDAFLPDGYTKEERKMIDETRKIMGSEAIEVVPTCVRVPVPYSHSESILVETDRPLSADEARSLWASAPGVTVVDDPEHGRYPLAADAEGHDDVFVGRIRRDPYRPNALLFWCVSDNLRKGAATNAVQIAEELVKLEVGTRG encoded by the coding sequence GTGAAGCGCGTCGCCGTCGTCGGGGCCACCGGGGCCGTGGGAGAGCGGATGGTCCGCCTGCTGGAGGAGCGCGCCTTCCCGGTCGGCTCGATCAAATTCCTGGCCTCGGCGCGGGGCGCCGGCGAGGACCGGGTGGTCCGGTTCCGGGGGGAAGACGTCCCGGTCGAGCCGGTGAGCGAGGAGGCGTTCCGGGGCGTCGAGATCGTCCTGTCGAGCACCCCGGCCTCGGTCTCGAAGCAGTGGAGCCCGGTCGCCGCCGCCGCCGGGGCCGTGGTGATCGACAATTCCAGCGCCTTCCGGATGGACCCCGAGGTCCCGCTGGTCGTCCCCGAGGTCAACGCCCACGACATCCCGAGGCACCGGGGGATCATCGCCAACCCCAACTGCTCGACCATCCAGATGGTCGTCGCCCTGAAGCCGATCCACGACGCGGCGACGATCCGGCGGGTGATCGTCAGCACGTATCAATCGGTCTCCGGCGCCGGGCAGAAGGGGCTGGTGGAGCTGGAGGAGCAGCTCGAGGCGCTGGTCCACCGGAGGGACTGGCCCGCCCCCTCCAAGTTCTCCCACCCGATCGCCGGCAACTGCCTGCCCCAGATCGACGCCTTCCTCCCCGACGGCTACACCAAGGAGGAGCGGAAGATGATCGACGAGACCCGGAAGATCATGGGGAGCGAGGCCATCGAGGTCGTCCCCACCTGCGTCCGGGTCCCGGTGCCGTACTCGCACAGCGAGTCGATCCTCGTCGAGACCGACCGGCCCCTGTCGGCGGACGAGGCCCGGTCCCTCTGGGCGAGTGCGCCCGGCGTGACCGTGGTCGACGACCCCGAGCACGGCCGATACCCCCTGGCCGCCGACGCCGAGGGGCATGATGATGTGTTCGTCGGCCGGATCCGGCGCGACCCGTACCGCCCGAACGCCCTGCTGTTCTGGTGCGTCAGCGACAACCTCCGCAAGGGGGCCGCGACCAACGCCGTGCAGATCGCCGAGGAGCTGGTCAAGCTGGAGGTCGGCACCCGGGGCTGA
- the purD gene encoding phosphoribosylamine--glycine ligase: protein MNVLVIGRGGREHALCWKLGQSPRVKTIYCAPGNAGTSRDAENVAIDPKDTRELVRFAKSRDVGLTVVGPEEPLVNGIVDAFQREGLRVFGPSKLAAELEGSKIFAKEVMRQAGIPTAEFRVFRGAPDAEQFILSREVALTLRPRGRSPVRGTQHCRTAAEAIEAIEAILDPREVLVPGQAEVEVDERGKRRSFKTIEEARRYVLTRPIGLVIKADGLAAGKGVAVCKDLGEALEAIDEIMVRRLHGRAGDRVLIEERLDGVEASVLALTDGRTIIPLESSQDHKRAFDGDEGPNTGGMGAYSPARVLTPELMAEVEREILVPIVHAMKRSRRAFRGVLYAGIMLTHQGPKVLEFNVRFGDPEIQAILMRLRSDLVDALEAVVDERLDSVALDWDPRPAVTVVMASEGYPGAYERGRPINGLDEAGAMEGVKVFHAGTATRNEPQGPRIITDGGRVLNVTAIGEDFAEARDRAYRAASAIRFTGGWFRHDIADRALKGEPPAEDRS, encoded by the coding sequence GTGAACGTGCTGGTCATCGGCAGGGGGGGGCGCGAGCACGCGCTCTGCTGGAAGCTGGGGCAGTCCCCCCGGGTGAAGACGATCTACTGCGCCCCGGGCAACGCCGGGACCTCCCGGGACGCCGAGAACGTGGCGATCGACCCCAAGGACACGAGGGAACTCGTCCGGTTCGCCAAGAGCCGGGACGTCGGCCTGACGGTGGTCGGCCCCGAGGAGCCGCTGGTCAACGGGATCGTCGACGCCTTCCAGCGCGAGGGGCTGCGGGTCTTCGGGCCGAGCAAGCTCGCCGCCGAGCTGGAGGGGAGCAAGATCTTCGCCAAGGAGGTCATGCGGCAGGCGGGCATCCCCACCGCCGAGTTCCGGGTCTTCCGGGGGGCCCCCGACGCCGAGCAGTTCATCCTCTCCCGGGAGGTGGCCCTGACCCTCCGCCCCCGGGGCCGGTCCCCGGTCCGGGGGACCCAGCATTGCCGAACCGCCGCCGAGGCGATCGAGGCGATCGAGGCGATCCTGGACCCCCGGGAGGTGCTCGTCCCCGGCCAAGCCGAGGTCGAGGTCGACGAGCGGGGCAAGCGGCGCTCGTTCAAGACGATCGAGGAGGCCCGGCGCTACGTCCTCACCCGGCCGATCGGCCTGGTCATCAAGGCCGACGGGCTGGCGGCGGGCAAGGGGGTGGCGGTCTGCAAGGACCTCGGCGAGGCGCTGGAGGCGATCGACGAGATCATGGTCCGACGGCTCCACGGCCGGGCCGGCGACCGGGTGTTGATCGAGGAGCGGCTCGACGGCGTCGAGGCCAGCGTCCTGGCCCTGACCGACGGCCGGACGATCATCCCCCTGGAATCGAGCCAGGACCACAAGCGGGCCTTCGACGGCGACGAGGGCCCCAACACCGGGGGCATGGGCGCCTACTCCCCCGCCCGGGTGCTCACCCCCGAACTGATGGCGGAGGTCGAGCGCGAGATCCTGGTGCCGATCGTCCACGCCATGAAGCGTTCCCGGCGCGCCTTCCGGGGCGTCCTGTACGCGGGGATCATGCTCACGCACCAGGGGCCGAAGGTCCTGGAGTTCAACGTCCGGTTCGGCGACCCCGAGATCCAGGCGATCCTGATGCGGCTGCGGTCCGACCTGGTCGACGCCCTGGAGGCGGTGGTCGACGAGCGGCTCGACTCGGTCGCCCTGGACTGGGATCCCCGCCCCGCCGTCACCGTGGTCATGGCCTCCGAGGGCTACCCCGGGGCCTACGAGCGCGGCCGGCCGATCAACGGGCTGGATGAGGCCGGTGCGATGGAGGGGGTCAAGGTCTTCCACGCCGGCACGGCCACCCGGAACGAGCCCCAGGGGCCCCGGATCATCACCGATGGCGGCCGGGTCCTGAACGTGACGGCGATCGGCGAGGACTTCGCCGAGGCCCGGGACCGCGCCTATCGGGCCGCCTCCGCCATCCGGTTCACCGGGGGCTGGTTCCGGCACGACATCGCCGACCGTGCCCTTAAGGGGGAACCCCCGGCCGAGGACCGGAGCTGA